atttttcttaccccattggcagattcaCAAAATActgtcagatttatcttaaaacaagacttcatATCTCATCCCTTTTTGcttaacaagtaaataaatcacgttttaagaatgtttaaataattttacaggaaaacaagacaaaaataattgtcttgaaaatcagAACACAAGTTGTGAAATGAAGTGAAAGTGGTTTTAAGGTACAGCAGGCCATGTCACATCAGTGTGAAACACTGAGCAAAGTGAATCTTTATCAGTTCTTTGGGTTTTGCCTTTTTTTCTCTGCTTTCAGACCAAAATTTTCCTCCCACACAATACCACAGGTAATCTTTGAAGCCGAGTGTCTTTCAGAATATTGCAGCTATCCCAGCACCGGTGTGGATGAGAGATTGAACTCATTGCCCATATATCAGGACATTCTGGTACTGAAACAGGATAAGCAAAACAGGAAGTGCTTCAGGGCGATATCTGAGAGAGTGATAGTGGGTTGTACATGTGTATGGGCCAAGGCCTCTTGATTTGACTCTATATGTTTCAGTGTCTGAATTAACTTATTTATTTGTTCCAATTAGGCTGAgaatttctcttttttctttttgggaaatgtattttaacaaagaGTCTTTGTGTATTGTAATTTTGAGATTTTAAGTTATAGATGTTATATTTGACCAaataacaattgtaattttataaatcATAACACTGATCTTTATCACTGATTCTCATTTGTGCATTCTCCATGACCAAACAAGTTtatatgtaacattttatttatttttccccaacTGTATTggatggacttttttttttttttttttttttttttacaaatgaaagGAATGTAAATTAAAACCATGCTGGTCTCTGCTGTACTTTCATCATATGCTGTAGGGATATATTTTGTATTTCCTGCTTATGCTTAGCTATATGTTGGAATCTGTTGGCAAACTACAATAATTTGAGCTAAACTTAAATAACTGTGCTAAAAGACAGGTCTGTGTCAATATTGAGCCACTGTAGATTAAGATAAATGAAAAGAATGGCCATTGTGGGAGCTATACACACAAATCCTTCTGCATAGAGAGAGATTCTTGTTTGCATTCTGGATTTTCAGAATAAAATTTCAGTGTTGCAGAAAAATATTGGCCTAGTTACTGCTTGATCCTGGcagtgctttgtctatgacaagAAAGTGTTCTAGAACAGTAACTTTTAGCAACAGTGGCATCTTTTGCCATCTGCATATTAGAGATATGGATGTGGTTGCTGGCGCTAGTCATTGCACAACCCTTACAAACATTCACTATAGCAACTGCAAAAATACCATTGATACTAAATTTGTTGTTGCTACAACAAaacagggaaacttggtaaacttGGAAAACTATTAGCAGAGACTAGTTAGCCTGAGACGAAGCACTggcataaaaatgaatgggagaaattggtacggccaatatggcggatgtagaaaaggaagttgatcaccttttagatgcagcCTCCACCTGTCAGTTCACTTTAGAAcgcgtgcatgcacattagctggggCAGCCTGTGAAATAGCATTTTTTaaagcgtgatctgagctaaagaagcacaatttcccatacagaaatcttgagttctggcaaacttgccgcaaattattgccagaagtttgcaaatcTTCACCGGAAGTAGTGAACCTGcagtaaacctttggcaacaatggacaatctgCAGCTACTGGCATAAACTTCCCTGGAAGTTAAGAGTTTGCCACAGGTGTTTGCCagaactgctgatttgaaatatgttctctgATTGTAaccttgaccaaccattttggagatttcagtctctccccattcaagtagataggagctgtacttgtatgctgcttgtatccatagaaaatagcttgaAAGTGACTTTGGTATTAGCAACAGCTGTCATCCAGGCCTAAAAGACACTCTGACAACATATAAAGCCTAATTGATATAATGGAGGAAG
This Myxocyprinus asiaticus isolate MX2 ecotype Aquarium Trade chromosome 20, UBuf_Myxa_2, whole genome shotgun sequence DNA region includes the following protein-coding sequences:
- the LOC127410835 gene encoding interleukin-17A-like, translated to MFLNFVNAKYIVLIGCVLVGLTYAKQGQKRICDTGLMISSDYDSSQAANTDANGNIHKRSLSAWTWIPKFSSHTIPQVIFEAECLSEYCSYPSTGVDERLNSLPIYQDILVLKQDKQNRKCFRAISERVIVGCTCVWAKAS